In Paenibacillus hexagrammi, the following are encoded in one genomic region:
- the tnpC gene encoding IS66 family transposase, protein MSPSEQLQKMEHRIGDLEKENKRLQETVQFLTQKLYGKSSEKTASLPIGVEQLSLFDEAETAASRTAQEPSIEQIQSYQRKKHVGERAELLQDLPHEKQLFQVQDRCCDVCQSELVLVGEEFVRTEVEFIPARVRAIDIYRETLECRTCRKEDMPQMKKAVTPTPVIQHSMASASSVAWVMYQKFVNSMPLYRQEKEWKSIGLDLSRATMANWMIAASRDWLKPLVNRLHELLVGERYLHADETPLQVMNEKGRKNTTDSYMWIYSSGQHSEHPIRIFEYQPGRGAKYPQAFLKGFKGYLHSDAYSGYANLTGTTSCLCWAHLRRKFVEALPPEAKQSEESLASEGVAYCNKLFELESQFKSHTTEDRKEQRLVQEKPVLDAFWSWVETAKSKVLPKSKLGEALKYARNHKQELMNYLQDGNCVISNNLAENSIRPFTVGRKNWLFSGSPRGATASAAIYSIVETAKANGLNPYKYLVYLLQQLPGNAFRQQPELLDACLPWSTEVQRHCT, encoded by the coding sequence ATGAGCCCCTCGGAACAGCTCCAAAAAATGGAACATCGCATCGGCGACCTGGAAAAAGAGAATAAGCGGCTACAAGAAACCGTGCAATTTCTAACGCAGAAGCTGTACGGCAAAAGCTCCGAGAAAACAGCTTCCCTCCCAATAGGAGTGGAGCAGCTGTCTTTATTTGATGAGGCAGAGACAGCAGCTTCACGCACTGCACAGGAGCCAAGCATCGAGCAGATCCAAAGCTACCAGCGGAAGAAGCATGTAGGTGAACGAGCGGAGCTGCTCCAGGATCTTCCGCATGAAAAGCAGCTATTTCAGGTACAGGACCGTTGTTGTGACGTATGCCAAAGCGAGCTTGTCTTGGTGGGCGAAGAGTTCGTGCGCACGGAAGTGGAGTTTATCCCTGCCCGCGTGCGAGCGATTGATATCTACAGAGAAACCTTGGAGTGCCGGACCTGTCGGAAAGAGGACATGCCTCAAATGAAAAAGGCAGTGACGCCTACGCCGGTCATCCAGCATTCAATGGCCTCCGCTTCCTCTGTGGCATGGGTCATGTACCAGAAGTTTGTGAACAGCATGCCCCTGTACCGTCAGGAGAAGGAATGGAAGAGCATCGGTCTTGATCTGAGTCGGGCAACTATGGCGAATTGGATGATCGCAGCCTCAAGAGACTGGCTAAAGCCATTGGTGAATCGACTGCATGAGTTGCTTGTAGGGGAGCGATATCTTCATGCGGATGAAACGCCCTTGCAGGTGATGAATGAGAAGGGACGGAAGAACACGACTGACTCTTACATGTGGATCTACAGCAGTGGGCAGCATAGTGAGCATCCCATACGAATCTTTGAGTACCAACCAGGGCGAGGGGCGAAGTACCCGCAAGCGTTCCTGAAAGGATTCAAGGGATATCTACATAGCGACGCCTACTCGGGCTATGCGAATCTAACAGGGACGACATCCTGCCTGTGCTGGGCGCATCTTAGACGTAAGTTTGTTGAGGCGTTGCCACCAGAGGCGAAGCAGTCGGAAGAGTCGCTTGCTAGTGAAGGAGTAGCTTATTGCAACAAGCTTTTCGAGCTGGAGTCACAGTTTAAGTCACATACTACTGAAGATCGAAAGGAGCAACGTCTGGTGCAGGAAAAACCTGTACTCGATGCTTTTTGGTCATGGGTAGAAACGGCCAAAAGCAAGGTGCTTCCTAAATCCAAGCTAGGCGAAGCGCTGAAGTATGCGCGTAACCATAAGCAAGAGTTGATGAATTACTTACAAGATGGGAACTGTGTGATCTCGAACAATTTAGCAGAAAACAGCATTCGTCCCTTTACGGTCGGCCGAAAAAATTGGTTATTCAGCGGCAGTCCACGGGGGGCAACCGCAAGTGCAGCGATCTACAGCATCGTAGAGACCGCAAAGGCAAATGGATTGAACCCGTACAAATATCTAGTATATTTGTTGCAGCAGCTGCCAGGGAATGCATTTCGTCAACAGCCAGAGCTACTTGATGCGTGCCTTCCATGGAGTACGGAAGTTCAAAGACATTGTACATAA